A DNA window from Theobroma cacao cultivar B97-61/B2 chromosome 5, Criollo_cocoa_genome_V2, whole genome shotgun sequence contains the following coding sequences:
- the LOC18597395 gene encoding poly(ADP-ribose) glycohydrolase 1 isoform X1: protein MEDRAELDSILPYLPLLIGSSRCLLWPSKVVEALEAMSKGPDHSQVNSGQVLSIAISDMRASLSLRDPLAPFSPQGYSLFFDELLTAADSTKWFAEVIPPLANLLLRLPSLLDFHYQNMQAYVYGLRILGPQQPGMVLLSQELIGALLACSLFCLFPVSNRGVKHLPTINFDQLFASLYESYSEKQENKVRCIVHYFQRICSQMPTGFVSFQRKLLSLEYPPSQSSASYPNADFWTKSTLPLCPFQVYSSGLIEDHPTGALEVDFANKYLGGGALHRGCVQEEIRFMISPELIAGMLFLPSMADNEAIEIVGAERFSDYTGYASSFRFTGDYVDKRSVDFLGRRKTRIVAIDALCSPRMNQYKLKYLLRETNKAFCGFLDQSKYSQYKRLFQDNGLSAGQLHQDNKHDGDISRNEVLLNEAPSTSNETNEGGSRMEVVRKSDEKGGQFMDPKNCIGIATGNWGCGAFGGDPELKTIIQWLAASQALRPFISYYTFGLDALQSLAQVSQWILLHKWNVGDLWNMLIEYSSQKSRGETNLGFFAWLLPSLPHCEAAEPAN, encoded by the exons atggaagaCAGGGCAGAGTTGGACTCCATCCTGCCTTATCTTCCATTACTAATTGGATCTTCCAGGTGTCTGTTATGGCCATCCAAAGTGGTCGAGGCTCTCGAGGCCATGTCCAAAGGTCCTGATCACAGCCAAGTCAACTCTGGCCAAGTGCTCTCCATCGCCATTTCCGACATGAGAGCTTCTCTCTCCCTCCGTGACCCTCTCGCTCCCTTTTCCCCCCAAGGTTACTCCCTCTTCTTCGATGAG CTCTTGACTGCGGCAGACTCCACAAAATGGTTTGCGGAGGTTATCCCACCGCTGGCCAATCTGCTGCTGCGGTTGCCATCCCTTCTAGACTTTCACTATCAAAATATGCAGGCGTATGTATACGGTCTCCGCATCTTGGGTCCGCAGCAACCTGGCATGGTGCTTCTGTCCCAG gAGTTGATCGGCGCTCTACTTGCATgctctttgttttgtttgtttccAGTCTCAAATAGAGGTGTAAAGCATCTTCCAACCATCAACTTTGATCAATTGTTTGC GAGTCTCTATGAAAGTTACAGCGAGAAGCAGGAAAACAAAGTAAGGTGCATCGTGCACTATTTCCAAAGGATATGTTCACAAATGCCTACAGGCTTTGTCTCATTTCAGCGCAAGCTTCTCTCTTTAGAATATCCTCCTTCACAATCAAGTGCTTCTTATCCAAATGCTGATTTTTGGACCAAATCAACTCTCCCCCTCTGCCCTTTTCAG GTTTATAGCTCAGGCTTAATAGAAGATCACCCTACTGGGGCTCTTGAAGTGGATTTTGCAAATAAATATCTTGGAGGTGGTGCTCTACATAGGGGCTGCGTGCAG GAAGAAATTCGCTTCATGATCAGTCCTGAGTTGATTGCTGGCATGCTTTTCTTGCCTTCCATGGCAGACAATGAGGCAATAGAAATTGTTGGAGCAGAGAGGTTCTCAGACTATACGGG ATATGCCTCTTCATTTCGGTTTACTGGTGACTATGTGGACAAAAGGAGTGTTGACTTCCTTGGAAGACGTAAAACTAGAATTGTTGCTATAGATGCTTTATGCAGTCCAAGAATGAATCAATACAAACTTAAGTACCTTCTTCG GGAGACTAATAAGGCTTTCTGTGGCTTTTTGGATCAATCAAAGTATAGCCAGTACAAGAGACTCTTTCAAGATAATGGACTCAGTGCAGGTCAGCTTCATCAAGATAATAAACATGATGGTGACATATCCAGGAATGAAGTTTTG TTAAATGAAGCTCCCTCTACATCTAATGAAACAAATGAAGGAGGATCAAGGATGGAGGTGGTCAGAAAGTCTGATGAGAAAGGTGGTCAATTTATGGACCCCAAAAATTGTATTGGGATAGCAACGGGAAATTGGGGCTGTGGCGCATTTGGAGGAGATCCTGAACTAAAGACCATAATTCAGTGGCTTGCTGCTTCTCAG GCTTTAAGACCTTTCATTTCATACTACACTTTTGGTCTTGATGCACTGCAAAGTCTTGCTCAG GTGAGTCAATGGATTCTCTTGCATAAATGGAATGTTGGAGACCTCTGGAATATGTTGATAGAATACTCGTCCCAGAAATCGAGAGGGGAAACAAACCTCGGCTTTTTTGCTTGGCTTCTTCCTTCACTGCCTCACTGTGAGGCGGCTGAACCGGCCAACTAA
- the LOC18597395 gene encoding poly(ADP-ribose) glycohydrolase 1 isoform X2, whose protein sequence is MEDRAELDSILPYLPLLIGSSRCLLWPSKVVEALEAMSKGPDHSQVNSGQVLSIAISDMRASLSLRDPLAPFSPQGYSLFFDELLTAADSTKWFAEVIPPLANLLLRLPSLLDFHYQNMQAYVYGLRILGPQQPGMVLLSQELIGALLACSLFCLFPVSNRGVKHLPTINFDQLFASLYESYSEKQENKVRCIVHYFQRICSQMPTGFVSFQRKLLSLEYPPSQSSASYPNADFWTKSTLPLCPFQVYSSGLIEDHPTGALEVDFANKYLGGGALHRGCVQEEIRFMISPELIAGMLFLPSMADNEAIEIVGAERFSDYTGYASSFRFTGDYVDKRSVDFLGRRKTRIVAIDALCSPRMNQYKLKYLLRQYKRLFQDNGLSAGQLHQDNKHDGDISRNEVLLNEAPSTSNETNEGGSRMEVVRKSDEKGGQFMDPKNCIGIATGNWGCGAFGGDPELKTIIQWLAASQALRPFISYYTFGLDALQSLAQVSQWILLHKWNVGDLWNMLIEYSSQKSRGETNLGFFAWLLPSLPHCEAAEPAN, encoded by the exons atggaagaCAGGGCAGAGTTGGACTCCATCCTGCCTTATCTTCCATTACTAATTGGATCTTCCAGGTGTCTGTTATGGCCATCCAAAGTGGTCGAGGCTCTCGAGGCCATGTCCAAAGGTCCTGATCACAGCCAAGTCAACTCTGGCCAAGTGCTCTCCATCGCCATTTCCGACATGAGAGCTTCTCTCTCCCTCCGTGACCCTCTCGCTCCCTTTTCCCCCCAAGGTTACTCCCTCTTCTTCGATGAG CTCTTGACTGCGGCAGACTCCACAAAATGGTTTGCGGAGGTTATCCCACCGCTGGCCAATCTGCTGCTGCGGTTGCCATCCCTTCTAGACTTTCACTATCAAAATATGCAGGCGTATGTATACGGTCTCCGCATCTTGGGTCCGCAGCAACCTGGCATGGTGCTTCTGTCCCAG gAGTTGATCGGCGCTCTACTTGCATgctctttgttttgtttgtttccAGTCTCAAATAGAGGTGTAAAGCATCTTCCAACCATCAACTTTGATCAATTGTTTGC GAGTCTCTATGAAAGTTACAGCGAGAAGCAGGAAAACAAAGTAAGGTGCATCGTGCACTATTTCCAAAGGATATGTTCACAAATGCCTACAGGCTTTGTCTCATTTCAGCGCAAGCTTCTCTCTTTAGAATATCCTCCTTCACAATCAAGTGCTTCTTATCCAAATGCTGATTTTTGGACCAAATCAACTCTCCCCCTCTGCCCTTTTCAG GTTTATAGCTCAGGCTTAATAGAAGATCACCCTACTGGGGCTCTTGAAGTGGATTTTGCAAATAAATATCTTGGAGGTGGTGCTCTACATAGGGGCTGCGTGCAG GAAGAAATTCGCTTCATGATCAGTCCTGAGTTGATTGCTGGCATGCTTTTCTTGCCTTCCATGGCAGACAATGAGGCAATAGAAATTGTTGGAGCAGAGAGGTTCTCAGACTATACGGG ATATGCCTCTTCATTTCGGTTTACTGGTGACTATGTGGACAAAAGGAGTGTTGACTTCCTTGGAAGACGTAAAACTAGAATTGTTGCTATAGATGCTTTATGCAGTCCAAGAATGAATCAATACAAACTTAAGTACCTTCTTCG CCAGTACAAGAGACTCTTTCAAGATAATGGACTCAGTGCAGGTCAGCTTCATCAAGATAATAAACATGATGGTGACATATCCAGGAATGAAGTTTTG TTAAATGAAGCTCCCTCTACATCTAATGAAACAAATGAAGGAGGATCAAGGATGGAGGTGGTCAGAAAGTCTGATGAGAAAGGTGGTCAATTTATGGACCCCAAAAATTGTATTGGGATAGCAACGGGAAATTGGGGCTGTGGCGCATTTGGAGGAGATCCTGAACTAAAGACCATAATTCAGTGGCTTGCTGCTTCTCAG GCTTTAAGACCTTTCATTTCATACTACACTTTTGGTCTTGATGCACTGCAAAGTCTTGCTCAG GTGAGTCAATGGATTCTCTTGCATAAATGGAATGTTGGAGACCTCTGGAATATGTTGATAGAATACTCGTCCCAGAAATCGAGAGGGGAAACAAACCTCGGCTTTTTTGCTTGGCTTCTTCCTTCACTGCCTCACTGTGAGGCGGCTGAACCGGCCAACTAA
- the LOC18597398 gene encoding A-agglutinin anchorage subunit isoform X1: MIDLSLTSHSFLLLLISSVSFFLATLLVPSCTKVYVLVGMNRSSSSSKPHNHKNWSESEVPKTKAMKKRKEKQGSRRAFQHVKNTATSSSSSSNLSSSSSGSIEAPRGCLRFLLSHSSSSASTTNIKTPFNRNCPTTAHLISKTPKSAPISRPPHSKPFPFINQNSSSKLGRVKKSQSSKKPTSETPPFLDSNNAAPETESLSVSQDLLKLPEEELQFTPVAVSKFTIRSAFDCVAAVVDNHKNRLIDDDKSKASSSNSKTPPIQASFSPEIQSTATTANTPACYGAGHLISGVTDRRKCRARGVLAVALGAANDMSSDNSNSADREKDYPTGLVNRSSVSKLSSPAEASMHWLLSPCHEDDDDDKENSAPLHGLLEPKTLPYPSSPLSDLGLSLDLCSFSNNTSDTSNSSCNKCQRSTNNMLISTQLPHFQVCLDSLSDYALVSSSPNDTPYSRAVPLKEEAKYCYNIEGGCSPFSTDTLGSENVMQTPTSDSSLERHAGMSCSSAKDHKRYHFHSDQLLSVAGDLGTESLSPKRRVSIWDTTSSSFQFDRLTTPSNSMELPPFQKILGDQSLWTSNSTFENVSQSQMRISWREGLVSRIFEMDELDSCRCLSDEEEELNVNSGDPLKPCQSLEINVDVGNVPTLKNGFGSTEFVHGESREKLQSPVQGSCAESISTDGGALARSEDSDWSLCYKNNLFEV; this comes from the coding sequence ATGATAGATCTCAGTCTCACTTCtcactcttttcttcttcttcttattagcagtgtttctttctttttggctACACTCTTAGTTCCTTCATGCACGAAAGTTTATGTTCTTGTCGGAATGAACAGATCCTCCTCATCATCGAAGCCCCATAACCATAAGAACTGGTCTGAGTCGGAGGTTCCGAAGACAAAGGCgatgaagaaaaggaaggaGAAGCAGGGGTCTAGAAGAGCATTCCAACATGTCAAAAACACCGCCActagcagcagcagcagcagcaatctttcttcttcttcctctggTTCCATTGAAGCACCAAGGGGTTGTCTCAGGTTCTTGCTCTCTcactcttcttcttctgctaGTACTACTAATATTAAAACCCCTTTCAATCGCAATTGTCCCACAACAGCCCATCTCATCTCCAAAACCCCCAAATCTGCCCCCATTTCACGCCCCCCTCACTCCAAACCATTCCCTTTTATCAaccaaaattcttcttccaaACTAGGCAGAGTTAAGAAATCCCAATCTTCCAAGAAGCCCACTTCAGAAACTCCTCCTTTTTTGGATTCCAATAATGCCGCTCCTGAAACCGAGTCGCTTTCTGTGTCTCAAGACTTGTTAAAGCTGCCTGAGGAGGAGCTCCAATTCACTCCCGTGGCTGTGAGTAAGTTCACAATTCGTTCCGCTTTCGATTGTGTAGCTGCTGTTGTTGATAATCATAAGAATAGGCTTATCGATGATGACAAATCAAAGGCTAGCTCTAGTAACTCTAAAACCCCACCAATTCAGGCTTCATTTTCTCCGGAGATCCAATCCACCGCCACCACAGCAAATACTCCTGCTTGCTATGGTGCTGGTCATCTCATTTCTGGGGTTACTGACCGGAGAAAATGCAGGGCCAGAGGGGTTCTGGCTGTAGCTCTAGGGGCTGCTAATGATATGTCGAGCGATAATTCTAACAGTGCTGACCGCGAAAAAGATTATCCTACAGGACTTGTTAACAGATCTAGTGTTTCCAAGCTCTCTTCACCTGCTGAGGCTTCAATGCACTGGCTTTTGTCTCCATGTCATGAGGACGACGACGATGACAAGGAAAATTCTGCTCCTTTGCACGGCTTGCTCGAACCTAAAACACTTCCGTATCCTTCCTCACCTTTATCTGATCTTGGCTTATCTTTGGATTTGTGTAGCTTCAGCAATAACACAAGCGATACTTCTAATAGCAGCTGTAATAAGTGCCAAAGGAGCACAAATAATATGCTTATTTCCACTCAACTTCCTCATTTTCAAGTATGTTTAGATTCTTTAAGTGACTATGCTCTTGTTTCATCTTCTCCAAATGACACGCCTTATTCCAGAGCTGTTCCCTTGAAAGAAGAGGCAAAGTACTGCTATAATATTGAAGGAGGATGCTCTCCATTCTCTACGGATACATTAGGGAGTGAAAATGTTATGCAAACCCCAACCTCTGATTCAAGCTTGGAAAGGCATGCTGGGATGTCATGTTCAAGTGCAAAGGACCACAAGAGATATCACTTTCATTCTGATCAGCTACTTTCAGTGGCTGGAGATCTTGGGACGGAAAGCTTGTCTCCCAAGAGACGTGTATCAATATGGGATACAACCAGTTCTAGTTTTCAGTTCGATCGTTTGACTACACCTTCCAATTCCATGGAGCTTCCTCCGTTTCAGAAAATTCTGGGTGATCAATCTTTGTGGACTTCTAATTCTACATTCGAGAATGTGTCACAATCACAGATGAGAATATCCTGGAGAGAAGGATTAGTAAGTCGGATTTTTGAGATGGATGAGCTTGATAGTTGCAGATGCCTATCAGATGAAGAGGAAGAATTAAATGTGAATAGCGGTGACCCACTTAAACCCTGCCAAAGTCTTGAGATCAATGTTGATGTAGGGAATGTTCCAACTTTAAAGAATGGTTTTGGGTCTACTGAATTTGTACATGGTGAAAGCAGAGAAAAGCTTCAGTCTCCAGTACAAGGTTCATGTGCAGAGTCGATTAGCACTGATGGAGGTGCTTTGGCTCGTTCAGAGGATTCAGATTGGAGTCTTTGCTACAAGAACAATTTGTTTGAAGTATAG
- the LOC18597394 gene encoding 6,7-dimethyl-8-ribityllumazine synthase, chloroplastic yields the protein MASPGCCWMQERLLSGVFPIPRARGLPTPKSTALSFSSSLLQLQPQGFAPDRKQRSSFVQAPAVRRLVGSLTKTQGLRFAVVIARFNEIVTKQLLEGALDTFSKYSVNEEDIDVVWVPGCFEIGIVAEMLGKSRKYHAILCIGAVIRGDTSHYDAVANSVASGVLSAGLNSGVPCIFGVLTCDDMEQALNRAGGKAGNKGAECALTAIEMASLFEHQLK from the exons atggcGTCACCTGGTTGTTGTTGGATGCAGGAGCGTCTCTTAAGTGGTGTATTCCCCATCCCCAGGGCCAGGGGTCTGCCCACTCCAAAGTCAACAGCCCTCTCCTTCTCCTCCTCCCTCCTCCAACTGCAACCGCAAG GATTTGCGCCGGATAGGAAGCAGCGCTCCTCCTTTGTCCAAGCGCCGGCCGTCCGCCGTTTGGTGGGATCTCTTACCAAAACCCAAGGCCTTCGATTTGCCGTG GTCATCGCCCGTTTCAATGAAATTGTGACCAAGCAGCTCTTGGAGGGAGCCCTGGACACTTTCAGCAAGTATTCAGTTAATGAAGAAGACATCGAT GTTGTCTGGGTTCCCGGCTGTTTTGAAATTGGTATTGTTGCGGAAATGTTGGGGAAGTCTCGAAAGTATCATGCAATTTTATGCATTGGTGCTGTG ATAAGAGGTGATACATCGCACTATGATGCTGTGGCTAATTCTGTAGCATCTGGGGTGCTTTCAGCTGGCTTAAACTCAG GTGTTCCTTGCATATTTGGTGTTTTGACATGTGACGACATGGAGCAG GCGTTGAATCGAGCTGGTGGTAAAGCTGGGAACAAAGGTGCTGAGTGTGCTTTGACAGCG
- the LOC18597397 gene encoding uncharacterized protein LOC18597397: MEGLIPLVYRTLKKNKTRRQYQCLSSGAAQTYNIADFDVDGQSPVYMKPSTAEKSCGLKTQRNGHRRHVSMGDFSMGYSSADGMKTGASPTPPAPKLKRFRSHRMFSCVTGA; this comes from the coding sequence ATGGAGGGTCTCATCCCTCTGGTTTACAGAACACTCAAGAAGAATAAAACTCGCCGCCAATATCAGTGTCTCTCATCTGGTGCAGCTCAAACTTACAACATTGCAGACTTCGATGTTGATGGTCAGAGTCCTGTGTATATGAAACCTTCGACAGCTGAAAAGAGTTGTGGTCTCAAGACACAGAGAAATGGTCACCGCCGTCACGTGTCTATGGGAGATTTCTCCATGGGGTACTCATCGGCGGATGGCATGAAAACTGGTGCTTCTCCAACTCCTCCTGCGCCGAAACTTAAGAGATTTAGGAGCCATAGAATGTTTTCATGTGTAACCGGCGCCTAA
- the LOC18597398 gene encoding suppressor protein SRP40 isoform X2 yields MIDLSLTSHSFLLLLISSVSFFLATLLVPSCTKVYVLVGMNRSSSSSKPHNHKNWSESEVPKTKAMKKRKEKQGSRRAFQHVKNTATSSSSSSNLSSSSSGSIEAPRGCLRFLLSHSSSSASTTNIKTPFNRNCPTTAHLISKTPKSAPISRPPHSKPFPFINQNSSSKLGRVKKSQSSKKPTSETPPFLDSNNAAPETESLSVSQDLLKLPEEELQFTPVAVRLVNRSSVSKLSSPAEASMHWLLSPCHEDDDDDKENSAPLHGLLEPKTLPYPSSPLSDLGLSLDLCSFSNNTSDTSNSSCNKCQRSTNNMLISTQLPHFQVCLDSLSDYALVSSSPNDTPYSRAVPLKEEAKYCYNIEGGCSPFSTDTLGSENVMQTPTSDSSLERHAGMSCSSAKDHKRYHFHSDQLLSVAGDLGTESLSPKRRVSIWDTTSSSFQFDRLTTPSNSMELPPFQKILGDQSLWTSNSTFENVSQSQMRISWREGLVSRIFEMDELDSCRCLSDEEEELNVNSGDPLKPCQSLEINVDVGNVPTLKNGFGSTEFVHGESREKLQSPVQGSCAESISTDGGALARSEDSDWSLCYKNNLFEV; encoded by the exons ATGATAGATCTCAGTCTCACTTCtcactcttttcttcttcttcttattagcagtgtttctttctttttggctACACTCTTAGTTCCTTCATGCACGAAAGTTTATGTTCTTGTCGGAATGAACAGATCCTCCTCATCATCGAAGCCCCATAACCATAAGAACTGGTCTGAGTCGGAGGTTCCGAAGACAAAGGCgatgaagaaaaggaaggaGAAGCAGGGGTCTAGAAGAGCATTCCAACATGTCAAAAACACCGCCActagcagcagcagcagcagcaatctttcttcttcttcctctggTTCCATTGAAGCACCAAGGGGTTGTCTCAGGTTCTTGCTCTCTcactcttcttcttctgctaGTACTACTAATATTAAAACCCCTTTCAATCGCAATTGTCCCACAACAGCCCATCTCATCTCCAAAACCCCCAAATCTGCCCCCATTTCACGCCCCCCTCACTCCAAACCATTCCCTTTTATCAaccaaaattcttcttccaaACTAGGCAGAGTTAAGAAATCCCAATCTTCCAAGAAGCCCACTTCAGAAACTCCTCCTTTTTTGGATTCCAATAATGCCGCTCCTGAAACCGAGTCGCTTTCTGTGTCTCAAGACTTGTTAAAGCTGCCTGAGGAGGAGCTCCAATTCACTCCCGTGGCTGTGA GACTTGTTAACAGATCTAGTGTTTCCAAGCTCTCTTCACCTGCTGAGGCTTCAATGCACTGGCTTTTGTCTCCATGTCATGAGGACGACGACGATGACAAGGAAAATTCTGCTCCTTTGCACGGCTTGCTCGAACCTAAAACACTTCCGTATCCTTCCTCACCTTTATCTGATCTTGGCTTATCTTTGGATTTGTGTAGCTTCAGCAATAACACAAGCGATACTTCTAATAGCAGCTGTAATAAGTGCCAAAGGAGCACAAATAATATGCTTATTTCCACTCAACTTCCTCATTTTCAAGTATGTTTAGATTCTTTAAGTGACTATGCTCTTGTTTCATCTTCTCCAAATGACACGCCTTATTCCAGAGCTGTTCCCTTGAAAGAAGAGGCAAAGTACTGCTATAATATTGAAGGAGGATGCTCTCCATTCTCTACGGATACATTAGGGAGTGAAAATGTTATGCAAACCCCAACCTCTGATTCAAGCTTGGAAAGGCATGCTGGGATGTCATGTTCAAGTGCAAAGGACCACAAGAGATATCACTTTCATTCTGATCAGCTACTTTCAGTGGCTGGAGATCTTGGGACGGAAAGCTTGTCTCCCAAGAGACGTGTATCAATATGGGATACAACCAGTTCTAGTTTTCAGTTCGATCGTTTGACTACACCTTCCAATTCCATGGAGCTTCCTCCGTTTCAGAAAATTCTGGGTGATCAATCTTTGTGGACTTCTAATTCTACATTCGAGAATGTGTCACAATCACAGATGAGAATATCCTGGAGAGAAGGATTAGTAAGTCGGATTTTTGAGATGGATGAGCTTGATAGTTGCAGATGCCTATCAGATGAAGAGGAAGAATTAAATGTGAATAGCGGTGACCCACTTAAACCCTGCCAAAGTCTTGAGATCAATGTTGATGTAGGGAATGTTCCAACTTTAAAGAATGGTTTTGGGTCTACTGAATTTGTACATGGTGAAAGCAGAGAAAAGCTTCAGTCTCCAGTACAAGGTTCATGTGCAGAGTCGATTAGCACTGATGGAGGTGCTTTGGCTCGTTCAGAGGATTCAGATTGGAGTCTTTGCTACAAGAACAATTTGTTTGAAGTATAG